Below is a genomic region from Mesorhizobium sp. NZP2298.
ATCATCCGCGGCTTCCTGCCGACCCAGCTCGATGATGCCGCGATCACGGCCGCGGCGCGCGAGGCGATTGCCGAGACCGGTGCCGCCAGCCAGAAGGACATGGGCAAGGTGATTGCGGCGCTGAAGCAGAAATATGCCGGCCAGATGGATTTCGGCAAGGCAAGCGGCATCGTCAAAGGCCTGCTGCAGTAAGCCCAGGCGTTCTGGCCGTAGGCGCCCAATGTTCAGGAGCCACCTGGGCCGCGATCCTCGACACGGACGTAAGGCGCATCGACAAGCCGCTCGCTCGCCGTGCCTTCGCTGCATCCACTGCCGCAGCCATTTGAGCCTGAACGGTCCGAGCAACAGTATCCCGTCGCCCACAGGATCGCCGAACTGTCGTTGGTCGAGCGCTATGGCGGTACAGGGGAACCGATCAGCCCATCATGCCGAGTTGCCTGAGCAGGTCGAGCTGGTCCGCGCTCAGCCAATATTCGCGAACTTTGCCGTTCTCGACGCGCAGGAAATCGGCGCCCGCAAATCTGATGGCCGTGCCAGGCTTGGCCTTGGCGCCCGGGAACCCGCCCTTGTATGTGCCGCTCGCCAGCCAGCGTCCAGCGATCATGCCCTCACCGAACAAGGGCTGGACCTGGACTTCAAAGACGAACGGATCGATGGCGGCGTGCAACTGGCCGATCCAGCCGGCCATGCCGTCGGGTCCGGCATAGATCGAGAGGTCCTCGCCTCCCAGCGGGGACATGTGCAGCTTGTAGTCCGGCGCGATAATCTGGCCCGCGATGGCCAGATCGCCATTACACATTGCGATCCATTTGCCCCAGATCGTAGCCAGTTCGTCGTCTTTCGTCGGCTGTGCGGTGCTCATCGCAGTCATCCCCCAGCAGCGGAATTGCCGCCAACGTTGCGCCTGTCATATCACGTCGGTTCATTTTCAATGCCTTGATCTGTCGTGAAACTTGGACCCGCTTGCCGAGGGAGGCAGGGAGCGGCTGTCGATCCATCACATGAAACCGACCATCAATCCTGAGCCGTCGGTCGTATGACGATGCTGCCGACGTCCACATCGGCCGGTTGCTCGATCGCGTAGACGACACCGCGAGCGATAGCATCGGGCGAGATTGCGAGGTGGCCGATGCGCTTGCCCATGGCTTCCTTGACGACCGGATCGGTCATTGAATCTGCAAAGTTCGTCGAGATCATGCCTGGTGA
It encodes:
- a CDS encoding ester cyclase translates to MSTAQPTKDDELATIWGKWIAMCNGDLAIAGQIIAPDYKLHMSPLGGEDLSIYAGPDGMAGWIGQLHAAIDPFVFEVQVQPLFGEGMIAGRWLASGTYKGGFPGAKAKPGTAIRFAGADFLRVENGKVREYWLSADQLDLLRQLGMMG